The genomic stretch CCTAAGTCAGTTAAGATCAAAAGAGACTTAGCACATACAGATATGCAATCATCTAGTCATTTTGGTAGCATGGGTACTTCATTGGACGTGTCCCTGGGATTAAATACTAGTGCCAATCGTAGCGACATTCAAAGTGCAATCCCTCCCGGATTTGGTattaattttcaagaaaaccGAACATCTGCCGTAATAGGTAACAGATTACAAGTTCAAGTAGCAGTAACGGTAACGCAGGAACATTTGGCAAGACTTTTTGATTTGATACCAGGTTTAGAGCTGtgcgatttaaaaaagaattattctaCTGGAGAATCAAAGGGAGTTGCCGTTGTTGTTTATAACTCTGTTGGTTCAGCAATTTatgcaaaagaaaaattaaatggATTTGAATATCCACCAGGCTACAAATTAATTGTACGGTATGCTCCTGATGAAGTCGATGGCAATGTTACTGCTGTAAGATCATCGCAATTAGACCTTTCTCATCCTACACAGCAATTAAATGCTGGAATAACCTATTGCACTGTTCAGTTACCTGCTGCTCAGCCACTTTCTGACTCAGAAACATGTGCAGAAAGACTTTTCATTGTATGTCACCCATCACCTCCCCCAGATAATGTgttaaaagatgttttttgTCGTTTTGGGGACCTAATTGACGTCTTTatgttaagaaataaaaattttggttATGCAAAATATTCTAGTGTGGAATCAGCAGAAAGAGCAATTAGAATATTGCATGGTGCAGAAGTGTTagggaaaaaattaaaagttttgcagGCTGAGCCACCAAAGTCTTCTTCATCTGAAAGTGCACGCAAACGACCAAGAACTTAAATTATGGTAagtattttgtaaacaaaatacttTAACAGGGAAAAATTTCGGTCGCATTTTTAGTAAACCTAGCattaatttaaatacttttatgCATGTTGACATCATTTGTTGTATAATTTTATCTACGATAAAATGCTAAAAGCAACACCCACAGTTATTAGGGAAAATTTGTACCTTTTATAggggaatttaaaaaattaaaaagttttcttttaaaatagttGGTTTATTTGAAACCTATTGAAAAAGTAGAATAAGAACACCGAGTAGTTTTTTCACATCTGTATGATATTTTACATTCCTAAGGAAACAAACAACTGAAAAATCGAAAGATTTAAATCTTGCTAGTATGCTGCCTATAAGGTAGTAGAAGTGTAGGGTAGGTGTTACGGCCTCACAAGCGTCGAGAGTTTACTCTAATTTCCATGTAATGTTAGAGTGATTACACACCTGCTTTCGAATTTCTGCTCAAATAGTTTTATGCAGTGCAGTACACATCCGCTATACGATACAAGTGTCGTTAATTGGAAGCCTgctatttcaaacaaatttcgttgtacctttctttaaaaaaactgcCTAACTCGATCATTCGTTTCATCAAACATATTTTCAGATCCCTTccttgttcga from Hydractinia symbiolongicarpus strain clone_291-10 chromosome 12, HSymV2.1, whole genome shotgun sequence encodes the following:
- the LOC130622643 gene encoding RNA-binding protein 45-like yields the protein MMSAPPVANGGFSGYDYYPYGYQMPVAATVVSQAFNGSQVSLSSSSSMKNDNDVRENRDKERGRERRDSQSSRDRDHKSMFGSQVDHDKPPFSRVFVVCSKYHSSDTLKSAFLKYGNVEDVWVVKDKQTKENRGVAYVKFSKMSEACLAVESMDGKKLTEDDDTKPLKVIIAQPKSSKSTEDFNDESALTRLFVVIPKGMDEKDLRKAFEEYGEIDYVQVVKDRKTGEKKGFGYVKYRRAYNAAVAVETCDKSYRAVMAEPKSVKIKRDLAHTDMQSSSHFGSMGTSLDVSLGLNTSANRSDIQSAIPPGFGINFQENRTSAVIGNRLQVQVAVTVTQEHLARLFDLIPGLELCDLKKNYSTGESKGVAVVVYNSVGSAIYAKEKLNGFEYPPGYKLIVRYAPDEVDGNVTAVRSSQLDLSHPTQQLNAGITYCTVQLPAAQPLSDSETCAERLFIVCHPSPPPDNVLKDVFCRFGDLIDVFMLRNKNFGYAKYSSVESAERAIRILHGAEVLGKKLKVLQAEPPKSSSSESARKRPRT